The Candidatus Paceibacterota bacterium sequence TATAAGGGGATGAGGTTATGAGGCAATACAATTCATGAGCACAGTTGGTGCTCGCGATTTTCCCTTATCCCCTCATTCTCTTATACCCTTACTCCCTTGAATTTTGTTTTATCTCACTCCTGTCGAGCCGAACCCACCACGCGAAGGCTCATCCATCATTTCCACCTCTACGAATTCAGCGACATGAATCGGCGAGACGATGCCTTGCACGATGCGATCACCGCGCGAAAGCACTACTTCATTGTCACTGAAATTGTAGAGTGCTGCTCGAAGCTCATCCGCCTCACCGCGGAAATCTTGATCGACAATCCCGACACTATTTGCGAGGTCGAGTCCTTTCTTGTGGAGCGATGATCGTGGTGCAAGGAGAAGCATGTGTCCCTCGGGAACTGCGATGATGATATTAAGTGGTGCGTAGCCAATACACTTTGGTGCAATAACAATATCTTCACGTGTCATGAGATCGAAGCCTGCTGCGCCTTTCGTTTTGTATTCGGGAATAGGAAGCGCAGTATCAATACGTTTGATGGTGATTTGCATGATGATAGTATACGACAAAATTTTTGAAGTCAAAAAACAGCTCAACTGAGCTGTTAATTTGGCATTGCATTGTACAGACCAACCCCATATGCACAGAGATTATCGATGAAGCCTGCTCCTTTTCCGTAGCGATGTGCATATGCGGGACATGCACGGGTATCACCGGGAGTCTCGAGTCTTGTGATGAGGTCATACGTCGGAGGGGTTGAGGTTGTTCCGACATTGCCGTATGCATAGGAATAGCAGGTAGGCCCAGACCATACTGCACATGCAGTATTGAGTGGATCGACGGGCACCCTTGAGATGTATGGAGCGGTATCTGTGGCAAATGCTGCCCAGGTCGCATTAAAGCTATAGCGATAACCACTGCAATTCCACCCGCATCCCGATTGTGGGTAATATCCTTTTGAATCATAAAAGAGTTCAAGTGCAATCTTGATTTGGTCGAGATCTGCAAGTCGTCGTGCGTCGCGCGCCTTCATGCGTGCTGTTGTGAGTGCGGCCAGTACAACTGAAGAGAGAAGTCCGATGATTGAAATGACAACGAGTAATTCAATTAATGTAAAACCCTTCTTTCGTCTCATACAATTAGTATACCATGGCAATGGTATTGCAAATGAAAGTAATTAACAGTTACTGCATTCTGAATATGAAAAACCGCCGTAGCGGTTTTTGTGGTTCAGGCTAAGGCTATGAAGCCTGCGCGATACATCGAAGTTCGCTGAGGCTGGGAAGGATCATTCGTGAAATGATGCCCAGGGTCAGGCTGTCATTGCCGGTGTCTGCTGTCGTGCGGAAGGAGTCATTGCTGAGGTCGATCTCGATAACAATTTCGTAGATCTCCTTCATTGCAGGCTCACGTTCATCCTTGCCTTTGCCTATTTGATTGCGCACCCAAGCGGACAGAACTTCTTCGACCGCTTCGGGCTTAGC is a genomic window containing:
- the dut gene encoding dUTP diphosphatase, producing the protein MQITIKRIDTALPIPEYKTKGAAGFDLMTREDIVIAPKCIGYAPLNIIIAVPEGHMLLLAPRSSLHKKGLDLANSVGIVDQDFRGEADELRAALYNFSDNEVVLSRGDRIVQGIVSPIHVAEFVEVEMMDEPSRGGFGSTGVR
- a CDS encoding prepilin-type N-terminal cleavage/methylation domain-containing protein; this translates as MRRKKGFTLIELLVVISIIGLLSSVVLAALTTARMKARDARRLADLDQIKIALELFYDSKGYYPQSGCGWNCSGYRYSFNATWAAFATDTAPYISRVPVDPLNTACAVWSGPTCYSYAYGNVGTTSTPPTYDLITRLETPGDTRACPAYAHRYGKGAGFIDNLCAYGVGLYNAMPN